The following is a genomic window from Bactrocera tryoni isolate S06 chromosome 2, CSIRO_BtryS06_freeze2, whole genome shotgun sequence.
AGATTTTACACTGCCGAAATTCGAATTCCCTAATCCTTGGATGTTAATAACACATTCATTGAATTTGGTCCAAgcgctttcaaaaataaaatatacataagttcCAACTCAGTTTCTAAAAAATCTTGTATTGGACGCTTAGCTGCTATTCCAAAAATAATCATCCACTTTCAAGACTTTAAAAATATCGAGTATATAAGAAGTAGTTAAGTTCTACTTTAACGCTGCCAGCATTGTTTTCCAATTCTTGAAACATTTCTTTCCAAAGAGTTTTTACTCTCAATGTTCGATTTGACACACATTTTCTAATTTCACGAAACCTTTGGTCGGGGTTTTTTCGAAACTACTAAAATTGAtcaaaacattgaattttttctttcctAAATATCCATCTATTAGTACCGATGGATGCTGAAGGCTCAGAAATACAACATAGCAGAGCGCTTCATATGGAAAATAAACCGAAAGTAGCTTAATACAATCGCCCTTGAATTATTGGCAAATTTTCTAACAGaaaatactttaatattttgACGCAGTCAACTGTTGGTTGCAATGCAGCAAGGTGTCAGAGGCTGtgttaaggggggagcctgctttagaagcttcaaaaatcgattttttttgtttttgcttaaatctctttaaaaataatctaagaatatgtccctaaagttatagatgggaactcgaaatattttcgaagctagaagggaaatagtgaccgaacgtctagcagatatattagCGCTGCCCGCCGTTcaacaaatgcacatgcgagatgcatcgggcaattgcttcccaaaggcaaaatatcaaagatttcgtatccaaaaaatttgtgaacaatgtttaaatatataactataaaccctagaaatttcgctttaatcaattatttctttccctcccaaaaaaatcctcaaaaaaaaatttagcagcTGATGATGGTGGGGGCTCTCAAACATTGGCGCGTAGGTATAATTACCTACGATTTCAAAGTTAGCAATTTGAaaccaaagaaaaaaacataacaattaCTAAGCTAGAATAATATCGCATTGTCTGGTTCCACGGAAAAGTTGGATAAATAATTTGTCTCGAAACGGTGactgtctgaaaaaaaaaaataatttttgtttccctTTTTGTTTGACtgtttcgaattaaaaaaaaagtaaacattttaatttgggAATATAGAAATATGGATATTATTCTtcatagttaaactttgaaaacaaaagatctaaattttttatttttttttaatcttagaCCTGACTAACCCCTTAACttgaactttaaattttttaagataaaaactagattaatttttgatttcagttaggggttatatccacttgcaaatttcaaaaaaaaaaaaaaaatcgaatcgAAATAGCTTATATAGTACATCTGAGCACATTCTCCGAAAATTTGTAGTTGTTCCGACAAATAGTTCGGTAGATATCAgagtatttgcaacaatttcTGTTTTAACTGAGTGTAATCGGTTTCCAAAAGTTTACACTATCAAAACACTGTTTCCAGAACCAGTAAAAAATGTTCTTCGAAACGGCTCAACCAATAAACTTCTGAACCTAAATCAGTAAtcttaaatatgaatttttaaaacatatactaaacaaaatctttataatttcttttctttccaGGGAAAAGAGTTTGCAAAACAGCGAAAGAAACGTAAAAAGGACGAGAGTTGGAACTTGTTGGAAGCGCGTCCAGTTGGGAGACAGTTAGACAGGAGATAGCAGTGATAGCGCGCGGTACGAGAAAGCAAGCGAGATTTAGCGTAGaaacaattttcgaattttctttaaaacaacaaactaattggattTTCAAACAAGTGTTTACTGAGGCAGTAAGAAAGAGAGAAAGCTACTACAAAAAGCGCGCATATCAGAAGAATTGGTATATACAATTTCGGTTTTAgctaaaacaaacaaacaaaacaagcaaaagaaagcaaaaagcaACGAAAAGAGCAGATTAATTGACAGAATTATCGcgaaattaaattgtataatttaagAGTAATTGTTGTACAATTAAAGAGTAATTGCTATACAATTGAAGAGTAATTAAACTACAACTACTAAAAAGTCAACAGGGATTTCGTAACGGCTGAAAATCAGGCAGGTTTTgtgcaaacaaacaacaacaaaaaagcaagcaaaagctgcaaagaaaaactatttttgaaaaacttttttctaattacttttttgtgataatttttaagctaaaaatatataaataccaacaacaactctTGAActcccaaaaacaaaaacaaagaacctactaaaatattgtacttaattttaaatttttgcgctAATTACAAAACAATTTCCGTATAAAAGCTTCAATTTGCACattaaatacttaaattatatttatacaaaatatttacaaaaacaaaaaacaacaaaattaattagcATAAACTGCTGCAAGTGTTATTTATACACACAACTTCCGATTTATTGAAAGCAAACAagaagaaagcaaagcaaaaacaagaaaagagaattaaataaaatttgcagtCCAGTTTTGTGACAGAGGTTTTCATTATATATACTGACTTTGGAGCGATCACTGTCAAATTTGTAACAAAAACAGTCGACTCGCAGCTGCCAAAgcgtaaaattttacaaaacagcAGAACCACAGAACCTAACCTACAAagtcaagtaaaaaaaaaaacacatagacaaaaacaacaaaacacctCAGCGCTTGAAAGCAAAAGACAGCCGCAGAGCATAAATAGTAAAAGTGTGGAGCGTGAGCGCTAAAACAACAACGTACttctacaacaaaaaatattatctttaataccaaaaaaaaaaataaaaaggagaaGAACACAAAACTCTCAACTGTCCTGTCTACAAGTACACAACTATACAAGCCTATTGTATATTGCATACGaacgcataaataaattttgttatttgtgtTAAAGTTGTAAATTAATGAGCAACATGCGTCAAAAGGATTTGCGCCCAGCACCAGCTCTTATCGAGTTTAAGGGCATGAAGTTCCTAATCACCGATCGGCCATCAGATGTCACCATCCATCATTATATAACGGTTAGTACACATTGttactttgattttttatatacatacttatatctggggactttataaaatttatatgtatgcatatgatcagcgtgagtcgatttagccatgtccttctgtatatatgtacgtgaaATAGTCTCTCAtcttttgagatattgatctgaaatttcgcacacaacCTCTACTCCCCAAGAAattactcatttgtcggaatcgccgatatcggtgcactatagcatatagctgtcatacaaactgatcgctcaaaatccagtccttctatggaaaacttttttattttacgggatatactcacgaaatttggcatgcataATTAACACAATGGTGAAGTCTCACAAGAAATTTTTGAGATCGAAACACTATAACATAttgctgtcatataaactgatcgctCAAGATACAGTCCTTGCatggtaaacttttttgtttgatgagatatcttcccgaaatttggcatgtattcTTGTTTAAGGCAAGGGTGCAATCTCCCGAAGAATTCTttagatcggtttactatagcatatagctgtcatgcaaaccggtctatcaaaatcaagtccttgtttgggaaaacttttttattttatgagatatcctcacgaaatttagcataagACAAAGTCCAAGACAAAGGTACAAtcccctaaaaaaaattttaagatcgaaacactataacatatagctgccatgtaaACTGATCGACCAGtccttgtatggcaaacttttttatttgatgagatattcTCACGAATCTTGGAATgcattattgtccaaggcaatgcTACACTCTATGAAGAAATTTTcgagatcgaatcactatatgctatagctgtcatacaaactcaccaattcaaatcaagttcttgtgtgaaaACTTTAAACTGTGAATGGATtccagcttcggtgcaaccgtagttcacatattttcttgttgtttttatttattatttccagTAATTAACTTTCCTTTTCTCTCTTCCCACTTCTGCAGGAGCTCAAGAAGAACAACGTGAGCACTGTGGTGCGCGTCTGCGAGCCCAGCTATAATACGGACGAGCTCGAAGCTCAGGGCATTACAGTTAAGGATTTAGCATTCGAAGATGGCACTTTTCCGCCACCACAAGTTGTTGATGAATGGTTCGAGATTTTGAAGCAAAAGTGAGTTGTAATGCATTTATTTCCCCATTCGTTTTCCACTTtctttttttactgttttattcaactaattatgtttttgttgttctgttGTCTCGTTTTGCTTGCCTGCAAGTGGTTAATAATAATCATCATTGTGTGATATTGGCTTTGTGCGTCGCAAATCATTTGCACCAAAACGCAAATTCACCTCGCATATTCATCATTAGCGGTAATTTGAGTAACGGGCATGTGTCGTCGTGTGCCATTTGTTGGATTTGTTGAAAATTCACTTATGtcgaaaataccaaaatttatgTTTAGTTTGTCGAAAATATAggatattttcgaaataattagGTTTCAATGGCATTGCAATGTCATTGCTGTGCATATTGACGAGAGTTACCATATgatgaatgtttttttttttattttttttggcgtGAAATATTAGTGTTTTGCGCATTTATTGACACTCAGTTGACAAGTCATGTGAATTTTGGCGTATTGCAGAGATATTGTTTTGTCATTATTCGTAAAAAAACATCCGAAAGATATATTTTGGACATGAATAAACAAGCGTGCGCGTTCCAGTTACGTATATCTGCTTGTTAATAGAATTTAAACTCCTACTTCATGGTAGTAATCATTgtactaaattgaaaattactGGTAATCATTTCGAAGGTAATTTTATAGGGCCGCTCCCTTAGAAACCATCTTTCTTTTCTGCAAAATATTGGGACCAGTCGATTTTCTCAAGCTTCTGTTGCGACGAATTTTTCACCAGAAAAATTATTCGACTTTGGCGACAAACAAATAGTAATCACTTGGTGCCAAGGTCAAACTAAAGTGTAGATGCATTAAATCATCCAGACCTAGTTCCTGATGCTACTGACTTTTTGCTGCTGAAACGTAATTCCTGTACAATTGGCTTTAGCTGCCCACTTCTGAGCGATTGCTTCCAACAGACGGAgcaattgttgacagtacagGACCGAAATAAACGTTTAGCCGTAGGGGAGCAGCTGATAGTAAATGATGCCGGCTCAGCGCACTTAGACCACGATCCTTTTCATCAACAGTGCACATCTGATTCAAAATGGAtcgatgttgttgttattttttagtcTCAAGTAGATATCTTTAGCATCTTAGGGTTGAGCCTTATTAGACTTCATGTTAAGCCTTGAGTCTAAAAGGATAAATTCAACTATACGCCTGCTATTGGAGTTAATTTGATCACTTGATCATCTTCCATAGGAAAGGAGGTGTTTAAGGCGTAATTTGTAGTTTCGAGaatgatgtacatacatatactgcaTTTTTACGCGTATGATCTTTGCTGTTCCGAAAGATTGCTGAGGATCCATTTACATTCGATTTTCTTGGGTATAAAATATTACCCCTTGTCCGCAATATCTTATAAGGTTCTATAAATCTTATTTTGAATCTCTGTCTGagacttttttcgttttttatcgaacacatttgtgtacatatatccacataatattcaaaattgttcTAAATGACTCTTGGTCCACAACACTTGGCTTGTATTAGCCTTCATAGTAACACTTagcaggtcaattgaaaaacCCCGGGCTCTattgtaaaacaattttttttatcaaaattcgttttaacATACTTAGTtcctgattatagcgacccttcAATTTCATGATACGGTTTTTATAGTACGATTTGTACTTTGCTTAAAAAATGGCCTCaatttcggcgatcacctcttcattcgatgaaaatttcttcccagcaagcattcttttgaaatctgagaacaggaaatagtcgctattggccagatctggagaatactgTGAATGCGGATGAGAGGTTAGATATGTAGATAGATAGAGAGAAAATTAAAgatttgcactgcgacctatgttctattgtgccctctccaaTTTCACATATTGTCACAAAGGTACAGCATTCTGAATAATTCCAGGAGGGCTTgagcctgcttctacaaattgctgggcaCTCTAGAATAATTTGTTCTAGAGTTTCCTTTCCATGTCACCAAACCGACAGTTCGTGCAaaagactatgcccatgttggacaagtgcttcctgagcctgcagtaGAGCACGACATGAAGGCAAAATTATCTTCCCAAAAGCAGCTTGACTTGGCGCATTCCTGCTGCCAGTTGCCAGTGCCGTTCTCTCCTCTCTCTCTCCTCCATGGAGAGCAACTCCTTTATTCTGTGGTATCCCACCGGTTCGCTACCTGTTTGATGACTAgatgcagcggtgtgagctccagcatgacttcaagtgctgcggtGGGGCAATGTTTGGATATTAGGTCTAACTAAAAATAATCCATGTGTCATGACaaagacttttcaattgacctgttatatattttttagagcttcttgaatttttataataaaaaataaataaaatagttagtAAGGTCTACTTTAAAGATTGGTACAACAAAATCTATTGTAAAgatcaattgacctgttatgcTAAATAATCTGTAAAAAGACTTGACGTTCACGCGTCACGATATtgtcagggtataataaaaaacTCACTTTGCTCGCAACACATTATCACTATATTCCATAACATATACTAAAACAGCAAAAGCATGcatgttattattaaatataaaaaataataagcagATTTTTTTTCCGCAAAGGCAAAATTATATAACAGCATGTTGCCCAGCAATGTTTTAATTACTAAATGCTTTCGACAAAATGCTTCAATTAATACAActcgcttaaaaaaaaattgttttaataaaaatttgtgttttttgtcataaaaaatattagtaataataTTGAACAGGTTTTgtgtataaaaacataaataagtataaataaaacaaataatatttaaatatttaaaaaatatatatttttaataaattttgaaaaatatatttatagtactagtgaaaaatatataaatagtacatacctatataaaactaataaaaaatatatatttttcaaatatttaagtttttaatatatgtattttgaaaaatacttatattaaacaataataataaaaatatttctatagtaaagcctgaaattaatttttcatgctaagcaaaattatttcatgCCACTATTTTTTAAACTCAAGCGCAGCTtagtttatttgcaattttcaaaaatcactaAATGAAATTGCTGTCTTTATAactaacaaatatatgtacatagggtGTCCATTATTTCCCCAAGTTGATTGTTATTCTGCAAAACGCCACCTGAACTGTCAGTTTTTGCGCTAAAAGTGAGAAACCATCCAacaaagctgtttttttttttcaatttaaacaatatttttaccCATGTATCTAAATACACAACATGGtatttttgggcattttgcTTTAAGCAAGTGAATTCCGAGGTTTGAAAATGTtatattctaatacaaaattgtcctttctacaaaaaaggttttaataattttttcccaaaaattgctcctttaaaagttatatgcaGTTAAAGTTAAGCCTTATAAATtatatgttgctcatacgacatggtgcaTCATACGAATGCACTATATTTGATATTGATTTAAGTGCGTTTAACTTTTGAAGGAGTGGTTTTAtgcgaaaaattattaaaatcttttttgtagagcgaacaattttgtaccaaaatttcacttattcAAGGTCGTAGATTAACATTTgtaatgcaaaatattaaaattaagctcccataatatatgtatatgcctgagaaaaaaatacaatacagGTACACTTTAAATTGCAAATACAAAGGTTTTTTACATTGGTTGCATGTTTTTAgtgcaaaaactgaaattttgttttgtatttgcaaacaaaaatcaaGTTGAAAAATAACGACTACCCAAATGATACCTAATACCCAAAAGTATATACCTAAAACCAATAACTATACCATTTACTAATAGACACAATCTGTTGTGCTGAACCCAACTTAACACAGTTGTGTAGACTAATTCTCTAACAGACGCTCAGTTCTTGCCACTTTGTTGATActggttcttcttcttctttttctcttgtttcttatattaaaaacaaaacaaaacaaaacaaaaaacctaAACAAACTATGCATGGACGttaaattgcaaattatttcataaaaaaaaaaaaaaaaaaaaataactgcaACACATCtgctaaaaaacaacaacaacaataacaaacaacaacCACATCACGCTCCACGGGGTCGGTTCTTAGATTTAGCAATAACAACACCGTAACTCACGCCTCAAGTACGCCTTCGACGCATAGAAGCGCATCGGtttcattttacaaaaacaaaaggttTTCACTTAAGCATAAACATAGAAATGATTATGAGAATTTAGATAACTGTAGTGCTAGTAtgaacaacaatagcaacaatggTAATGGTAGTGATAACGACATGACAGCCGATACAAATGCCAATGCCAATAATGATGAATGCGATCATAATGATCATGAAAATGCCACTTGTAGGTAAGGTGCCGTTACATttctaacacacacatacacatacatacataaatgacaaGAACAAAATGCACTCattttggtacaaaaaaaaacaattagttCAAAATTAGTAGGCGTTCGCGGCGCTAAGCTTGCGCACTAAGCAAAACAGTTGCAGCACAATTGAGTTTTGACTTCTTGAAAATTGTTccattaaaatgttaaaaaaaaaaattattataaatattttgttttgaagtttAACGTTTTCTACACTCTTGCTCTCTCTTCATtaataataactattttaattgAACTCACCACACTCGCTTGTAGGTATCAACAAAATCCGGAAGCTTGCGTTGCTGTACATTGTGTTGCCGGTTTGGGACGTGCACCGGTTTTGGTCGCATTGGCGCTGATTGAATTGGGACTCAAATATGAGGCAGCTGTAGAGATGA
Proteins encoded in this region:
- the LOC120768433 gene encoding protein tyrosine phosphatase type IVA 1 isoform X1 → MSNMRQKDLRPAPALIEFKGMKFLITDRPSDVTIHHYITELKKNNVSTVVRVCEPSYNTDELEAQGITVKDLAFEDGTFPPPQVVDEWFEILKQKFSNNNTVTHASSTPSTHRSASVSFYKNKRFSLKHKHRNDYENLDNCSASMNNNSNNGNGSDNDMTADTNANANNDECDHNDHENATCRYQQNPEACVAVHCVAGLGRAPVLVALALIELGLKYEAAVEMIRDKRRGAINAKQLSFLERYKPKARLKHKNGHKNSCCVQ
- the LOC120768433 gene encoding protein tyrosine phosphatase type IVA 1 isoform X2, encoding MSNMRQKDLRPAPALIEFKGMKFLITDRPSDVTIHHYITELKKNNVSTVVRVCEPSYNTDELEAQGITVKDLAFEDGTFPPPQVVDEWFEILKQKYQQNPEACVAVHCVAGLGRAPVLVALALIELGLKYEAAVEMIRDKRRGAINAKQLSFLERYKPKARLKHKNGHKNSCCVQ